TTTCCCATGTAAGGATTTTCGTCATCAAATGTTCCTTTTTCCAACCAGATAATCTGCTGTAATCCGAAATGATTTTTAAATTCTCTTTCAATTTGCTCAGTAGTCCAAAGAGGATTTCGTTTGTCCTTTTCTGTTTCCAAAATAGAAATCATCGTACCTTGACCATTAAATTCATGATTTCCACCTTCAGTAATGAGCCGACTGGATCCTCCCTTTTCAATAGCGAACAAAGACGCGGTTTTCCCTGCATATTCAATTAAGTCTTGATTCCAAAAACAGTTTTTTCGAAATAGACCGTATGCGTTAAAATCAAAATCAATCCAAGTTGGTTTCCCTTCTTCAAATACGATTTCTGGTCCAAAATCTCGTGGGTACATAATCGCATAAGGATATACTCGAAAACTCAGCTTTTCCAAATGAACATGCTCATTCTTTAAATAATTTTTGACATAGTCTAACATCTCACTATCATAAACATCAATATGTACCGCAACTTCGCTGAGGGCTTCTTTGATAATTCTTACAGTTACCTGCTCACAGTCAAAGCCACACACAAGTTCCTTTTCCAGTGGCCAAGTAACAAACAACCTCTTTTGTTCCTCAAATTCTGCTCGTATTCGTTTAGGGCATTTCATCGCTTCACCTTCCTTAATAGGATTATATAATTACGAACTCCGCTAAGTCACGAACAAATGGCTTACAATTTTGTTGGGTCTTTCCTTACAACTAAAAAATGCTTTTGATTATTTTATCTGAACTATCAGCTACTTAACTATTTGGATTTGGCGTTTCACTCTTTTCTTCACCCAACTCTCTCTATGATATAATAAAGTGAAAAATGAACAAAAAAGAAGGTATTTTATGAAGAAGAACACAAAACCTCGTCCCATTCTTATATTAGGTTCCCAAGGAAATCTTGGAAGTCAGATTGTCAAAATACTCAGAGAACAAAATCAAACAATTGTAGCATGGACTAGATATGATTGTAATCTGTTCAACGCTTTTGAAATTGAACAAAAAATCACACAACTATATCCTGCTGTTGTCATTAATACCGTAGCTTACAACGCTGTAGATGCTTGTGAAAATCAACTATCAGAGCAGGAGTTAGCGATTTCGTTAAACTGTCAATTGCCGGCTTATCTGGCACAGATTTGTCACAAAATCAAAGCAAAGCTGGTGCATTTTTCGTCAAACTATGTTTTTTCTGATAACAAAACATTTTATTCAGAAACCGAACAAACAAACCCTATCAATTTTTATGGACTGACAAAAGCACAGGGAGAAAAAGCCATTCTTTCCTACAAAAATACTGCATTCGATTTTTGTATTTTACGTGTGGCTAACCTTTTTGGACCATTAGGCACGGGCCAGTCTTCCAAGCCAAGTTTTTTTGACTCCATCAAAGACGGCGCTCAAAAACGTGACATGCTTGACGTAGTAGCAGATGAAAAATGCTGTTTTACCTATACAAAAGATATCGCCACTGTTTTATCACACGTCCTGTACGAAAAAAGTTTTTATGGAATCTATCACCTTATCAATAGTGGACCAGCTTTGTCTTGGTTTGATGCTGCAACTCTCTACTTTGATGTCATTAAAGAAAAAACTATTCTGCAGCCAATTTGTAGTACTGCTTTCAATCGCCCTGCTACACGCCCCAAAACAGCAGTCCTTGTGAGTACAAGGAGCTCTCTACCGACCATGAGAAGTTTTGAGCACGCGCTTATAGATTACATCCAAGAAATTTCTGCAGATTGATAACCTACATGTTTGTTCTTGACTAAAAGAGAAGAAGGCAAAACCGCTTGATACACGGTTATGCCTTCTTTTTTAGTGCAACAATCCGTTTACTTATAGCTTACTTCATCAAGAAACAACCCATGTGCTGGCACGGTTTCTCCTGCTTGCGTTCTGATTTTTTCTTTAAAAACTTGATTGATTGTAGCAATCTCTCTCTCTCCAGAACCAATTTCAAGAATCGTTCCCATCATAATCCGAATCATATTGTAGAGAAAGCCATCCCCAACATATGTGAAACGAATCAGGCTTCCTTCTTTTTGTATTGAAATCGTTTCAATTGTTCGAACAGTTGATTTTTTCGTTTTCTTTAAGGAAGAAAAACCAAGAAAATCATGTTTTCCAATGAAAAGCTGACATGCCTCATTCATTTTTTCACTATCTAATCTTTTAGGATAATGAAAGCTATATGCTCGGTGAAATGCAGTTGGAATCACGTCGTTCCAAATATAATAGCTATAGGTCTTACTCGTCGCATGATAGCGCGCATGAAATCTTTCTGCTACTTCTTCCACTTGTTTAATGACAATATCTCTTGGTAAATAACGGTTGAGAAAGTCTAGCATTTTCTCCGTTTCAAAGGTGGAGGCTGTTTTAAAGTTTGCCACTTGTCCTCTTGCGTGTGTCCCCGCATCTGTTCTGCCTGAGCCTATAATCTCGATTTTTTCACCTGTCATCTGCGCCAAAATGGTTTCGATCTTCCCTTGGATAGTTTTTTCGGTATCGCCTAATCTCTGCCAACCTAAATAACGCTTCCCATCATATTCAATGGTTAATTTTATATTTCTCATATTTTTATTTTCTCCCTAAGCACAGTCTTGCTTCGCATTTATAGATCGTACACATTGTATCAAGGTTTTGGAGCTTACACAATTTATTTATACACTCTCATCTACCAAATTGAAAAAGAAAACGAAAAAAGCTGCTTCCCAATGATTTTATTTTTAGAGATTGGGCCAATTATTCTACTGTCGAGAGACTTTTACCAATTGTCACCTAAAACAAAATAACTATCTTTAGGGAGAGTTGACGTAATATTTTGGTCGTATTAACCATTAAGTTATTGGAGTACTGAATTAAATAGTTTTCAAAGAATTTTTGACCATTCATAAAAATTGCATTGCCTCTTATAACAAGACGATCCCCCACTCCAATCACTCGTTTGATTCTATTTTTATTGGAAGTTTTTACTGTCACACTATCTGCTCATTTACTCTCATGTGTACGGTATAGGGATCCACGCTCGCCGTCTTTAATTTTATCTTTTGGAATACGCTATTTTTAATAATTTTTTTCGAGATTTCACACTTTTTTTTATAAAATTGTTTCGGTGTTTCTCGCTATCATAGAGATAAGTCTTGTTCACAATTATAGGAGGTACTTGATGCTAAATCTGTTTGAAAGCCATATAAAAACTCAGATTGAAATTTTAAACTATGTCTACTCCAACCACTCCACCCATATCTACCGAAAAGATCTTGCCACATTTTTTAACATTTCAAATTTGACCATGAAAAAATATCTTATTCAGCTTTTTGGATTTGATGAGTTTCACTCAATCAATCAAACTTTTTTCACCAAAATTGATTACAATAAAGTATATCAGACCATTATTCAAGAATCGGTTAATATTTCAATATTAAAAAAAATTATCCTATTTCCTGGAAAATCTTCTGATTTTTACTGTGAACAACTCGCAATCAGTTCACCCTTATTTTCCAAAAGAATCAAAGAGCTAAATTTATTTTTGTCAAACTATCACATACAAATAAAAGTTCGAAAAGGTTATCGTATCGTAGGGCAAGATGAAGCTCAGGTAATCT
The DNA window shown above is from Vagococcus entomophilus and carries:
- a CDS encoding agmatine deiminase family protein, with protein sequence MKCPKRIRAEFEEQKRLFVTWPLEKELVCGFDCEQVTVRIIKEALSEVAVHIDVYDSEMLDYVKNYLKNEHVHLEKLSFRVYPYAIMYPRDFGPEIVFEEGKPTWIDFDFNAYGLFRKNCFWNQDLIEYAGKTASLFAIEKGGSSRLITEGGNHEFNGQGTMISILETEKDKRNPLWTTEQIEREFKNHFGLQQIIWLEKGTFDDENPYMGKLTEIEGRNCYRCASANGHIDEFCRFVSADTVVLAQVSEEQAQNSQLARLNKERCDAAKKRLENIRLANGKKLRIVALPMPEPFFIKVRERDALFSYFTFDEARIQNHLFLDGSDFPKEDFYVLPAMSYCNFLMINQKVLVQTYAATTKMKVHERQDREVINCLKQLFPDKEIVAIESLSLNLGGGGIHCHTRNLPC
- a CDS encoding SDR family oxidoreductase, whose protein sequence is MKKNTKPRPILILGSQGNLGSQIVKILREQNQTIVAWTRYDCNLFNAFEIEQKITQLYPAVVINTVAYNAVDACENQLSEQELAISLNCQLPAYLAQICHKIKAKLVHFSSNYVFSDNKTFYSETEQTNPINFYGLTKAQGEKAILSYKNTAFDFCILRVANLFGPLGTGQSSKPSFFDSIKDGAQKRDMLDVVADEKCCFTYTKDIATVLSHVLYEKSFYGIYHLINSGPALSWFDAATLYFDVIKEKTILQPICSTAFNRPATRPKTAVLVSTRSSLPTMRSFEHALIDYIQEISAD
- the truA gene encoding tRNA pseudouridine(38-40) synthase TruA, which gives rise to MRNIKLTIEYDGKRYLGWQRLGDTEKTIQGKIETILAQMTGEKIEIIGSGRTDAGTHARGQVANFKTASTFETEKMLDFLNRYLPRDIVIKQVEEVAERFHARYHATSKTYSYYIWNDVIPTAFHRAYSFHYPKRLDSEKMNEACQLFIGKHDFLGFSSLKKTKKSTVRTIETISIQKEGSLIRFTYVGDGFLYNMIRIMMGTILEIGSGEREIATINQVFKEKIRTQAGETVPAHGLFLDEVSYK
- a CDS encoding S26 family signal peptidase produces the protein MTVKTSNKNRIKRVIGVGDRLVIRGNAIFMNGQKFFENYLIQYSNNLMVNTTKILRQLSLKIVILF